The proteins below come from a single Bactrocera dorsalis isolate Fly_Bdor chromosome 5, ASM2337382v1, whole genome shotgun sequence genomic window:
- the LOC105225245 gene encoding uncharacterized protein LOC105225245 → MVGRDITPTEIGKHAKLIKTAQEEMASMDVLVCGRCLNVYHFIEDFDDHKQKPCQKENTNVRECNDTKPKIWAFLLWKATQLNNNKDSNTASPNSWALYQTWVKMDESLRETWIVAGKTIQSFAKVGQGGLQEMPVKITKTVVNNTNESVSPGRKLLTQTKPQVANLKPPTKIIDGNKDIENDSTHRAVTSAQKIVKKPVTIRSDAVGGVTQNKIPIGNTTKPLSRRAKRTVPNSDEVIEENVEKIVAKRFNPRRKMHEYLVKWEARTHEQNTWEPSSHLENVPHLLETFETQLARQKETRAALQAKQAALTAAGKAAATDNKAESGVTNKHGSGIGKLQSVSSSNNDNGENNRPASADVSTRPSRTSKTKAMDQVKQWVSGSNQIPSGAASPNGSDVAGSCNNSQDGEREWSMNTSNSSAVGVGGLKRKLEDSDFNDSNASDLPSTTATIEDLEEDLIPSHTVKRMKNGNAISIESKIVKVNGTSSTRTPTTISGESLPVGPNSAEIIITQDANASGVVKKPGFNGTSRNTTQKSEAQIRILSKGESAVSSTGIVRVSGGSDSGNESKPASSVTVNRTQIRVGTGGTTTVGNTQINTISRQQHIQRTSGGSTLQRKTIMNSSTTQQQRGGTSMHVRTGIANTTSSSVQQHASPTSGRMIIPRQGSSGLVNRTTAASSTKTVTPEQKILQLSKSGDLKVTKKVMTREDAIAQRQNLRQQQSQIQIQKVQQITPPTGGGRTSQVSAVSVRKQPDGTYAHEEQHQAQLCPITGKILGQDDQVMSQQQQNQSGVMHTQLMTGGEQQLTLQQDHQQQALQDIDPGMLFSSDQMLTNEDGTPLLVTGEDGTVYQVAGKNAEGKTILVTQGPDGEQQFAYVAAADGDENQVLTLDNAVAEAVAQNPSELQQSDSMSEPQYIVKTTNEDGTTQVVTMSEAELQQHQALAAAQQQQQADVGSGGVAVTASGSGATGQLCIQTSDGADGQEANIPAEVIQAGMPSPGGTRRVVLLLQDGTYMMTEMHDDEFKALNIAA, encoded by the exons ATGGTCGGAAGAGATATCACACCTACGGAAATTGGAAAGCATgccaaattaattaaaa cGGCACAAGAGGAAATGGCTTCAATGGACGTTCTTGTTTGTGGCCGCTGTCTAAATGTGTACCACTTTATTGAAGACTTTGATGATCATAAACAAAAACCTTGCCAAAAGGAGAACACCAACGTACGTGAATGTAATGACACTAAACCTAAAATATGGGCCTTTTTGCTGTGGAAAGCCACacaactaaataataataaggaCTCAAATACAGCGAGCCCCAATTCTTGGGCACTTTATCAAACATgggtgaaaatggatgaaagtCTGCGAGAAACATGGATTGTAGCCGGTAAAACAATACAATCTTTTGCGAAAGTAGGTCAAGGTGGTCTACAAGAAATGCCAgttaaaataactaaaactgTCGTAAACAACACTAATGAAAGTGTTTCACCTGGCAgaa AGCTTTTAACGCAAACCAAGCCGCAAGTAGCTAATTTGAAACCTCCAACGAAAATTATAGATGGtaataaagatattgaaaatGATTCCACTCATAGAGCAGTAACATCTGcacaaaaaattgttaagaaacCAGTTACTATACGCAGTGATGCAGTAGGAGGGGTAACGCAAAATAAGATTCCCATTGGTAATACAACAAAACCTCTAAG TCGACGTGCAAAACGCACTGTTCCCAACTCTGATGAGGTGATTGAGGAAAATGTGGAGAAAATTGTTGCAAAACGTTTTAACCCGCGTCGAAAGATGCATGAATATTTAGTGAAATGGGAGGCTCGAACTCATGAACAAAATACTTGGGAGCCATCATCACACTTAGAAAATGTCCCTCACCTACTGGAGACATTTGAAACACAATTGGCGCGACAAAAAGAGACACGTGCAGCTTTACAAGCAAAGCAAGCTGCTTTGACAGCTGCAGGTAAAGCTGCTGCAACAGATAATAAAGCTGAATCCGGTGTCACTAATAAACACGGAAGTGGTATAGGCAAATTACAAAGTGTTAGTAGCAGTAACAATGATAATGGCGAAAATAATAGGCCAGCAAGTGCGGACGTGTCAACAAGACCATCTCGAACGTCTAAAACTAAAGCCATGGATCAGGTGAAACAGTGGGTCTCTGGAAGTAATCAAATTCCTTCAGGTGCAGCTTCTCCTAATGGTAGTGATGTCGCCGGAAGTTGTAATAACTCTCAGGATGGTGAAAGAGAGTGGTCTATGAATACTAGCAATAGTTCGGCCGTCGGTGTAGGTGGTTTAAAGCGTAAACTAGAAGATTCAGACTTTAATGATTCTAACGCAAGTGATTTGCCTagtacaacagcaacaatagaaGACTTAGAAGAGGATCTTATTCCATCACACACAGTAAAAAGAATGAAGAATGGCAATGCTATTTCAATTGAG TCTAAAATCGTAAAGGTAAATGGTACAAGCAGCACACGTACTCCAACTACAATTAGCGGTGAGTCGTTACCAGTTGGTCCGAATTCAGCAGAGATTATTATAACCCAAGATGCAAATGCTTCCGGTGTAGTAAAGAAGCCTGGCTTCAATGGCACTAGCCGTAAT acAACACAAAAAAGTGAGGCCCAAATACGTATACTCTCGAAGGGAGAATCGGCTGTATCCAGCACAGGTATAGTACGGGTTAGCGGTGGTAGTGATAGCGGTAATGAATCCAAACCGGCATCTTCCGTAACAGTAAATCGAACACAAATCCGCGTTGGAACTGGTGGTACTACCACAGTGGGCAATACCCAAATCAACACAATTTCGCGCCAGCAACACATCCAACGAACATCGGGCGGAAGCACGCTACAACGAAAAACTATTATGAATTCTAGTACAACACAACAGCAACGTGGTGGCACATCAATGCATGTGCGCACCGGCATAGCCAACACTACCAGCTCATCTGTTCAACAACATGCTTCCCCTACTTCTGGACGCATGATTATACCGCGCCAGGGAAGTTCCGGACTTGTAAATCGAACCACTGCTGCCAGTAGCACGAAAACTgttacaccggaacagaaaatACTGCAACTGTCCAAATCGGGCGATTTGAAAGTCACTAAGAAAGTAATGACAAGAGAAGATGCAATTGCACAACGTCAGAACCTTAGACAACAACAGTCGCAAATTCAGATCCAGAAAGTACAACAGATTACTCCGCCAACGGGTGGTGGACGTACGAGCCAAGTGAGCGCCGTTAGTGTACGTAAGCAACCGGACGGCACATATGCACACGAGGAGCAACACCAAGCACAATTATGTCCCATAACAG GCAAAATATTGGGACAAGATGACCAGGTGATgtcgcagcagcagcaaaatcaAAGTGGAGTGATGCATACCCAATTGATGACGGGTGGTGAGCAGCAATTGACTCTTCAACAAGATCATCAGCAACAGGCATTGCAAGATATTGATCCAGGAATGCTTTTTTCAAGTGATCAAATGCTTACTAATGAAGATGGCACTCCACTATTAGTGACTGGGGAAGACGGCACGGTGTATCAGGTGGCCGGCAAGAATGCCGAAGGAAAAACTATCCTCGTAACGCAGGGTCCTGACGGAGAGCAGCAATTTGCTTATGTTGCTGCTGCCGATGGTGATGAAAATCAAGTACTCACACTAGACAACGCTGTTGCAGAAGCAGTTGCACAGAACCCCAGCGAATTACAACAATCAGACTCCATGTCTGAGCCCCAATATATTGTCAAAACAACAAACGAAGATGGCACTACCCAGGTAGTTACAATGAGTGAGGCAGAATTGCAACAACACCAAGCATTAGCTGCagcgcaacagcaacagcaagcgGATGTTGGCAGTGGAGGCGTTGCTGTTACCGCTAGTGGTAGCGGAGCTACCGGACAGCTTTGTATACAAACATCTGACGGTGCAGACGGGCAGGAAGCTAATATACCCGCTGAAGTAATACAGGCTGGTATGCCGTCTCCAG GAGGAACACGCCGTGTAGTGTTACTATTGCAAGATGGTACTTACATGATGACTGAGATGCATGATGATGAATTCAAAGCATTAAACATCGCCGCGTAA
- the LOC105225246 gene encoding tRNA (cytosine(72)-C(5))-methyltransferase NSUN6 isoform X2 — MSWLCKVPTITTYRVNSLRTTVPAFKQKLQEILHERYTQPPKVYEIPSIPEVLCILPTSFSVDMKQKQSDLQREVVVDSCCGAALLRGAHIYAPGVLAMEAGTKINEEVLVYADLAGKCKQGTNIRYDSLDKIFLGVGVVRMQRHQIFGPTMSSTAEPLKGIAVEMIETMSGVPTIGDLSCKEALLQNLPSIVCVRVLNPQPGERVLDMCAAPGNKTTHIAELMGDKGEVIALDKVANKISGMLVKITNLALKSIRAYNFDATKAFCADKEAEDNECLGMPPFAANTFDKILLDAPCSALGNRPLLVGPPNMSQRMLQSYPKVQRKLFSAAVPLLKPNGVLVYSTCTVTEEENEGMVAWVLEKFPQMRLVPATPHLGGIGLEQTALSDVERQYVQRFGQQPKEFEGIPIDTVGFFIAKFIKEY, encoded by the exons ATGAGTTGGTTGTGTAAAGTGCCCACAATAACAACATATCGCGTAAATTCGCTCCGAACCACTGTGCCAGCATTCAAACAGaaattacaagaaatattacaTGAAAGATATACACAGCCACCCAAAGTGTATGAAATACCCAGTATTCCAGAGGTACTTTGCATTTTGCCAACATCGTTTAGCGTTGATATGAAGCAGAAGCAGTCAGACTTACAACGTGAGGTTGTAGTCGACAGCTGCTGTGGTGCGGCTTTACTACGCGGCGCTCATATCTATGCACCTGGCGTGCTTGCAATGGAGGCAGGTACCAAAATAAATGAGGAGGTTTTAGTCTACGCCGATTTGGCGGGTAAATGTAAGCAGGGTACAAATATTCGATATGATTCGctcgataaaatttttttgggcgTGGGTGTCGTACGAATGCAACGTCATCAGATTTTTGGACCTACAATGAGTAGTACTGCTGAGCCTTTGAAAGGAATTGCAGTGGAAATGATTGAAACTATGTCCGGCGTACCGACCATTGGTGATCTGAGCTGCAAAGAAGCGCTTCTTCAAAACCTGCCGTCTATTGTATGCGTAAGGGTACTGAATCCTCAACCAGGCGAACGTGTGTTAGATATGTGTGCGGCGCCCGGAAATAAAACAACTCATATAGCAGAGTTAATGGGTGATAAAGGTGAAGTAATAGCGCTCGATAAGGTAGCCAATAAAATCTCTGGCATGTTGgtaaaaataacgaatttagcCTTGAAGAGCATACGCGCCTATAATTTTGACGCCACGAAAGCTTTCTGCGCAGATAAGGAAGCAGAAGACAATGAATGCTTGGGCATGCCACCTTTTGCCGCCAATACGTTTGATAAAATCTTACTTGATGCACCATGTAGCGCTTTGGGTAATAGACCGTTACTTGTGGGTCCGCCTAATATGTCCCAACGTATGCTCCAATCGTACCCAAAAGTTCAGCGAAAATTATTTTCCGCCGCAGTGCCATTGTTAAAACCAAACGGTGTTTTGGTTTATAGTACTTGCACAGTGACTGAAGAGGAAAATGAAGGCATGGTTGCTTGGGTACTAGAGAAATTTCCACAGATGAGGCTGGTCCCTGCAACTCCCCATCTTGGCGGCATTGGTCTTGAACAAACAGCTCTTAGCGATGTTGAGAG GCAATACGTGCAACGGTTTGGTCAACAACCAAAGGAATTCGAAGGAATTCCCATTGACACCGTTGGATTTTTCATAGCAAAGTTTATAAAGGAATATTAA
- the LOC105225246 gene encoding tRNA (cytosine(72)-C(5))-methyltransferase NSUN6 isoform X1 — protein MYPKSPFLRNPLVESQILQRNPSQLEELMSWLCKVPTITTYRVNSLRTTVPAFKQKLQEILHERYTQPPKVYEIPSIPEVLCILPTSFSVDMKQKQSDLQREVVVDSCCGAALLRGAHIYAPGVLAMEAGTKINEEVLVYADLAGKCKQGTNIRYDSLDKIFLGVGVVRMQRHQIFGPTMSSTAEPLKGIAVEMIETMSGVPTIGDLSCKEALLQNLPSIVCVRVLNPQPGERVLDMCAAPGNKTTHIAELMGDKGEVIALDKVANKISGMLVKITNLALKSIRAYNFDATKAFCADKEAEDNECLGMPPFAANTFDKILLDAPCSALGNRPLLVGPPNMSQRMLQSYPKVQRKLFSAAVPLLKPNGVLVYSTCTVTEEENEGMVAWVLEKFPQMRLVPATPHLGGIGLEQTALSDVERQYVQRFGQQPKEFEGIPIDTVGFFIAKFIKEY, from the exons CCTAGTCAGCTAGAAGAATTAATGAGTTGGTTGTGTAAAGTGCCCACAATAACAACATATCGCGTAAATTCGCTCCGAACCACTGTGCCAGCATTCAAACAGaaattacaagaaatattacaTGAAAGATATACACAGCCACCCAAAGTGTATGAAATACCCAGTATTCCAGAGGTACTTTGCATTTTGCCAACATCGTTTAGCGTTGATATGAAGCAGAAGCAGTCAGACTTACAACGTGAGGTTGTAGTCGACAGCTGCTGTGGTGCGGCTTTACTACGCGGCGCTCATATCTATGCACCTGGCGTGCTTGCAATGGAGGCAGGTACCAAAATAAATGAGGAGGTTTTAGTCTACGCCGATTTGGCGGGTAAATGTAAGCAGGGTACAAATATTCGATATGATTCGctcgataaaatttttttgggcgTGGGTGTCGTACGAATGCAACGTCATCAGATTTTTGGACCTACAATGAGTAGTACTGCTGAGCCTTTGAAAGGAATTGCAGTGGAAATGATTGAAACTATGTCCGGCGTACCGACCATTGGTGATCTGAGCTGCAAAGAAGCGCTTCTTCAAAACCTGCCGTCTATTGTATGCGTAAGGGTACTGAATCCTCAACCAGGCGAACGTGTGTTAGATATGTGTGCGGCGCCCGGAAATAAAACAACTCATATAGCAGAGTTAATGGGTGATAAAGGTGAAGTAATAGCGCTCGATAAGGTAGCCAATAAAATCTCTGGCATGTTGgtaaaaataacgaatttagcCTTGAAGAGCATACGCGCCTATAATTTTGACGCCACGAAAGCTTTCTGCGCAGATAAGGAAGCAGAAGACAATGAATGCTTGGGCATGCCACCTTTTGCCGCCAATACGTTTGATAAAATCTTACTTGATGCACCATGTAGCGCTTTGGGTAATAGACCGTTACTTGTGGGTCCGCCTAATATGTCCCAACGTATGCTCCAATCGTACCCAAAAGTTCAGCGAAAATTATTTTCCGCCGCAGTGCCATTGTTAAAACCAAACGGTGTTTTGGTTTATAGTACTTGCACAGTGACTGAAGAGGAAAATGAAGGCATGGTTGCTTGGGTACTAGAGAAATTTCCACAGATGAGGCTGGTCCCTGCAACTCCCCATCTTGGCGGCATTGGTCTTGAACAAACAGCTCTTAGCGATGTTGAGAG GCAATACGTGCAACGGTTTGGTCAACAACCAAAGGAATTCGAAGGAATTCCCATTGACACCGTTGGATTTTTCATAGCAAAGTTTATAAAGGAATATTAA